A section of the Piliocolobus tephrosceles isolate RC106 chromosome 14, ASM277652v3, whole genome shotgun sequence genome encodes:
- the EQTN gene encoding equatorin: MNFILFIFIPGVFSLKGGTLKPTIEALPNVMPLNEDVNKQEEKHEDHTHNYAPANEKNGNYYKDIKQYVLTTQNPNGTESEITVRATTDLNFSLKNYKIVNATAHAHEKSASEEETTTNEPSHKNIPRSTPNVPAFWTMLAKAINGTTVVMDDKDQLFHPIPESDVNATQGENQTDLEDLKIKLMLGISLMTLLLFVVLLAFCSATLYKLRHLTYKSCESQYSVNPELATMSYFHPSEGVSDTSFSKSAESSTLLGTTSSDMRRPGTRTSESKMITDISTGSDDEMHVNYE, translated from the exons AtgaattttatattgtttatttttatacctgGAGTTTTTTCCTTGAAAGGTGGCACTTTGAAGCCTACTATTGAAG cattgcCTAATGTGATGCCTTTAAATGAAGATGTTaataaacaggaagaaaagcaTGAAGATCATACTCACAATTATGCTCCTGCTAATGAGAAAAATGGCaattattataaagatataaagcAAT atgTGTTAACAACACAAAATCCAAATGGCACTGAGTCTGAAATAACTGTGAGAGCCACAACTGACCtgaatttttctctaaaaaacT ATAAAATTGTCAATGCAACTGCACATGCACATGAAAAATCCGCCAGTGAAGAAGAAACAACTACTAACGAACCCTCTCATAAAAATATTCCAA GATCAACCCCAAACGTGCCTGCATTTTGGACAATGTTAGCTAAAg ctataaatggaacaacagtGGTCATGGATGATAAAGATCAATTATTTCACCCAATTCCAG agtCTGATGTGAATGCTACACAGGGAGAAAATCAGACAGATCTAGAGGATCTGAAGATCAAACTAATGCTGGGAATCTCATTGATGACCCTCCTCCTCTTTGTGGTCCTCTTGGCATTCTGTAGTGCTACACTGTACAAACTGAGGCATCTGAC ttATAAAAGTTGTGAGAGTCAATACTCTGTCAACCCAGAGCTGGCCACGATGTCTTACTTTCATCCATCAGAAGGTGTATCAGATACATCCTTTTCCAAGAGTGCAGAGAGCAGCACATTACTGGGCACCACTTCTTCAGATATGAGAAGACCAGGCACAAGAACATCAGAATCTAAGATGATTACGGATATTTCCACAGGCTCAGATGATGAGATGCACGTAAACTATGAGTAA